CTAAAAGAAGTATTGTTTATCATTATTAACCGAAAACTATATATATTAGTTAACAAAATTAGTATTTACTGGATAACCCACATGAAAGACAATGATTATCCATAATGATAATCTGTGAGCGATATTACAATACCATTATTGAAGTATCCAGACAAGAGATATGAAGTGTCCGTATAATATGTAAGTAATATTATGGGGGTATATAGATAATACATGAAACACATCAAGAAGATACTAAGATAAGTTATAAGAGATATCTGGATAACCGAAACTCTTATATAGATGTATCTCCTAAGTACTATACAGATGCTAGAGGGACACTAATGAAACTCATATCAGTACAAATACCAGAAGCATATATGAACGGGTTGGACGAGTTGGTAAATTATGGATACTTTCCTAATAAGAGTGAAGCCATAAGATCAGCTATCAGAGACATGCTAAAGAACGAACTTGGTGGGTTTAGGTCACTTAGAAATGAGGGCATATCTGGAAAAATAAAGTAAATAACAAATAATTTATATAATTGGGGGTTTTATATGAAAGGCATCTTGGAAAATGCTTCAAGATATACTCAAACTAATAACTTTGAAGAAACTGTAGCGGAATTAGAAGGCATTGGACACGCTAGGATAATATGTGCTGGTTGTGGTGGTGCGGGTAATAATACAATAAATAGACTTTCAATGCTTGGCGGAGTTATGGGCGCCGAAACAATTGCCTTGAATACCGATAGACAACACTTAGAAAATATCCAAGCGGACAAAAAGTTTGTTATAGGAAAAGAGCTCACAAAAGGTCTTGGAGCAGGGGGAGACCCTAGCATTGGCTGGGAAGCCGCTCAAGAAGATAGGCATAAATTAAAAGAACTATTTAAAGACGCTAATTTAGTTTTCGTCTCTGCAGGTATGGGGGGAGGAACTGGAACGGGAAGTGCTCCCGTTGTTGCTGAAGTTGCAAAAGAATGCGGTGCTTTAGTTGTGGGAGTTGTAACCTTACCATTTAGAATGGAAGGATCTCACAGATTTGAAAAAGCAATTCAAGGACTTGAAGCCTTTAGGAGATATGCAGACACAGTTATCACACTAGATAATAATAAGCTACTTCAACTTGTTCCAAACATGCCAATTGACTATGCATTTAGCGTATCTGACGAAGTTCTTGCAGAAATGGTTAAAGGAATCACTGAAACCATTACACAACCAAGTCTTGTTAACTTAGATTATGCAGATGTAAGAACAATCATGCAAGACGGGGGAGTTGCAGTAATAGGAGTCGGGGAATCAAATACAAAGAACAGAGTCGAAGAGGCAGTCCATGAAGCAATGACTTGTAAACTATTAGATGTTGACTATAAACATGCAAAAGGTGCTTTAGTTCACGTTTCAGGTGGTAGCAATATGACTTTAAACGAAGCCAACAGAGTTGGAGAAATTGTTAACTCAATAATGGATCCTGAAGCAAAGATTATATGGGGCGCAAGAGTTGACGAAGGACTAAAAGATTCTATGAGAGTAATGCTTATAATGACCGGAGTAAAATCACCGTTCATATCTGGAAGAGCTGCAGATGGTGACATAGAATTACAACCATTTGAAAGAGACGCAAGAAGGAAAAAAATGGGTGGCGCAGAAGGCTTTGGTCGAAGCATTGATTGGGCTAAATATGGAATAGATGATCTATTTAGCTAGAATATTTATTATTTCATTTTATTAAATATATTCTATTTTCTTAATTGTAAAATTAAATATAAAAAATATTTATAAATAGATTTAACGTCCTCCGACACCTCCGCCGCCGAAGCCACCGCCACCACCAAATCCGCCGCCGCTTCCAAATCCTCCACTACCGCCACCACCGCTGCTAGGGGGGGTGTAGGAAGAAATCGGAATAAAAGATCTATTTATGGCGTGGTAAGGAACTACATTTATGTCTTCTATCTTCACATTTAGGGCTTTCATTGCTGCTTCAACTTTGTCCCCTACTCCAAGTGCAGTTCCATAGACAAGCCATTCTCCCCACATGAGGATATCCGCTGGCGAATATTTTCTCATCAGTGCAAGATCCGACAAGAATTTTGTAAAAGCATCCCACTCAAGTTTTTCTTTGTAACTGTCATTTTTCCATAGTCCAAATAGTGTTGTTGGAAAAGCCATTGCAATTATTGCCTGGATAACTATTATAATGGAGGCAATAAGGGAACTTACAGCATTAGTGGCAAAAGGTATGAATATGAGCATAAGAATTGCAATTATGGCAAATAATATACCGGAAAGTAATATGGGAAGGGTTCTATTTCTTCCTTCAACTATATAATTCTTTATAATCATCCTGTCAGTTGATTTCACATTTGTAATGCTATTTAGAGACGATTGATAACTTAGCATAGTTTTTTGACTAGTGACATTCTTTCTTGCACTCTTAGCCAAGGAGCTTATTGTTTCAGTATCAACTATTCCATCAGTACCTACTCGTTCTATGAATTCAATTACTTTTGTTTCAAAATGATCAAGGTCAGTTTTGTCTTTCAGTTGAATGGTAATATACTTTGGATTTACTTTCTCTTTGATCTCAATTTTATGTCTTTTATGAAGGTCTAGAAGAGTTGCATAGAATGAGTTCATATCAAACTTATTGGCCTCACCTTTAAACAGAAGATTGATAACCCAAGGTTTCAATTTATCGTTAGGAACAAAGCTCAAAAATTCGGGCACAGTAAAGCTTTTTTCTTTGCCATATCTGTAATAGATATACAAAAATATGAAAGGAACTACTATAAGCAATAAGCTTGTTAAGGCATATAGAATCTTTGCAGCATAAAAAGGTACAGTATAAAATAAATTGGCCAGTTCTGTTTTCTGCCTAACTCCATTTATTTGTTCTGGAAAGCCATTTATCACATTGATGTATTCTGGTTTTAAAAGAAGTTCAACTTCTAAAAGTTCATTTTCTGGCGAAGATCCAGTAATAAAAATATGGGTCGGATCTTCTGAGATTTTAAGATTTGGTGGATGTGGATATACCTTTACTATATATTCCTTCGGGAGAGTTATCTTGAAGTTTTTGATAAGTATATGCTCTCTTTGAAACTTAAGATTAATATGGCTCACTTCGCTATCATATTGGATAGGAGGGTGCAGAATATACTTGTATTCTATTGTATATTTACCTTTATTATAATATGAAGGGTTGTATGCCCCAACTTCATTTGTATAGGCTAAAGAATCTATAGTGTAGATGTATGATTGATCCCCATATAATCTCACATCACCTTTGTAATCTTTAACATAACCAATTGTTCCAGTAGGATATTCAACGCTTACAAATTCAATATAAGGTCTCCCAAGTTTTTCAAATGAAAGTATGTCATCCCAGTACCTGAAAAGCATTCGGTATTGGCCAGAACTCTTTACATCATAAGTATATCTTTCAGTTAACGTACCATCAGAAAGAAAAGTGACCTCATAGTTATCCACTACGAGATCACCTTCAAAAAAGATTGGTCCTTTAGGCAGTAGCAATAGTGCCGTTGCACCTATCAAAAGTGTAACTAGCACTAGTACTGTAATCTGTTTTGTTTCCGCCATA
The DNA window shown above is from Methanofastidiosum sp. and carries:
- a CDS encoding type II toxin-antitoxin system ParD family antitoxin, coding for MKLISVQIPEAYMNGLDELVNYGYFPNKSEAIRSAIRDMLKNELGGFRSLRNEGISGKIK
- the ftsZ gene encoding cell division protein FtsZ, with product MKGILENASRYTQTNNFEETVAELEGIGHARIICAGCGGAGNNTINRLSMLGGVMGAETIALNTDRQHLENIQADKKFVIGKELTKGLGAGGDPSIGWEAAQEDRHKLKELFKDANLVFVSAGMGGGTGTGSAPVVAEVAKECGALVVGVVTLPFRMEGSHRFEKAIQGLEAFRRYADTVITLDNNKLLQLVPNMPIDYAFSVSDEVLAEMVKGITETITQPSLVNLDYADVRTIMQDGGVAVIGVGESNTKNRVEEAVHEAMTCKLLDVDYKHAKGALVHVSGGSNMTLNEANRVGEIVNSIMDPEAKIIWGARVDEGLKDSMRVMLIMTGVKSPFISGRAADGDIELQPFERDARRKKMGGAEGFGRSIDWAKYGIDDLFS
- a CDS encoding DUF2207 domain-containing protein, which produces MAETKQITVLVLVTLLIGATALLLLPKGPIFFEGDLVVDNYEVTFLSDGTLTERYTYDVKSSGQYRMLFRYWDDILSFEKLGRPYIEFVSVEYPTGTIGYVKDYKGDVRLYGDQSYIYTIDSLAYTNEVGAYNPSYYNKGKYTIEYKYILHPPIQYDSEVSHINLKFQREHILIKNFKITLPKEYIVKVYPHPPNLKISEDPTHIFITGSSPENELLEVELLLKPEYINVINGFPEQINGVRQKTELANLFYTVPFYAAKILYALTSLLLIVVPFIFLYIYYRYGKEKSFTVPEFLSFVPNDKLKPWVINLLFKGEANKFDMNSFYATLLDLHKRHKIEIKEKVNPKYITIQLKDKTDLDHFETKVIEFIERVGTDGIVDTETISSLAKSARKNVTSQKTMLSYQSSLNSITNVKSTDRMIIKNYIVEGRNRTLPILLSGILFAIIAILMLIFIPFATNAVSSLIASIIIVIQAIIAMAFPTTLFGLWKNDSYKEKLEWDAFTKFLSDLALMRKYSPADILMWGEWLVYGTALGVGDKVEAAMKALNVKIEDINVVPYHAINRSFIPISSYTPPSSGGGGSGGFGSGGGFGGGGGFGGGGVGGR